The Methanococcus maripaludis genome has a window encoding:
- a CDS encoding AsnC family transcriptional regulator, with product MDEKDMKILDFLILDGRKPFTEIAKELKTSESSVRKRVKKMEEEGVIKGYSVMVDTPKMGYNVVAQTGFDTNPEDFLAVAQELCKFEEVKKVFTSTGDHMIMTEIWAKDGKELSEIIFNKIGKIKGIKKVCPAIILEQLK from the coding sequence ATGGATGAAAAAGACATGAAAATACTTGATTTTTTGATATTGGATGGAAGAAAACCATTTACCGAAATTGCAAAGGAATTGAAGACGAGTGAAAGTTCCGTTCGAAAAAGAGTTAAAAAAATGGAGGAAGAAGGGGTAATAAAAGGGTATTCTGTAATGGTTGATACGCCAAAAATGGGTTATAATGTTGTTGCACAGACTGGATTTGATACAAACCCTGAAGACTTTTTAGCAGTTGCACAGGAACTCTGTAAATTTGAAGAGGTAAAAAAGGTCTTTACTTCAACAGGGGATCACATGATCATGACAGAAATTTGGGCAAAAGATGGAAAAGAACTTTCGGAAATAATATTCAATAAAATTGGAAAAATTAAAGGAATTAAAAAAGTCTG
- the thiM gene encoding hydroxyethylthiazole kinase, whose protein sequence is MDFVAKNLTKLRETNPLVQNITNYVVMNSTANSLLALGASPVMAHAMDELEEMVSIASSLVVNIGTLDEYWIPSMEKAAKIATDLKKPIILDPVGAGATKLRTKTALKILDFADISVLRGNFGEIAAVLGEHGKTRGVDSVAYDSNEAIELSKNAAKEFNTVSAVTGPIDYVSNGKELYAISNGHPMLSKVTGTGCASTSIIGAFSAVDEPLKAAVSGLTVYGISAEMAFAEAPYPGTFQAKVYDWLYRIDEKLVLEKAKVNKFEI, encoded by the coding sequence ATGGACTTTGTAGCAAAAAATCTTACAAAATTAAGGGAAACGAACCCACTCGTTCAAAACATTACAAATTACGTTGTAATGAACTCTACTGCAAATTCGCTTTTAGCACTTGGTGCTTCTCCAGTAATGGCTCACGCAATGGATGAATTAGAAGAAATGGTATCAATTGCAAGTTCTTTAGTAGTAAACATTGGAACTCTTGATGAATACTGGATCCCGTCAATGGAAAAAGCTGCAAAAATTGCAACTGACCTTAAAAAACCAATAATACTCGACCCGGTAGGTGCGGGAGCTACCAAATTAAGAACAAAAACAGCCTTAAAAATATTAGATTTTGCAGATATTTCAGTATTACGGGGGAATTTTGGTGAAATTGCTGCAGTTTTGGGAGAACATGGAAAAACAAGAGGCGTAGACAGCGTTGCATACGACAGCAATGAAGCTATCGAACTTTCTAAAAATGCTGCAAAAGAATTCAATACCGTTTCAGCAGTAACTGGCCCAATTGATTATGTAAGCAATGGAAAAGAACTTTATGCGATTTCAAACGGACATCCGATGCTTTCAAAAGTTACCGGAACTGGCTGTGCAAGTACATCAATTATTGGTGCATTTTCCGCAGTTGATGAACCATTGAAAGCTGCAGTTAGCGGACTTACGGTTTACGGAATTTCTGCTGAAATGGCATTTGCTGAAGCGCCATATCCTGGAACGTTCCAAGCAAAAGTATACGACTGGTTATACAGAATCGATGAAAAATTAGTTTTAGAAAAAGCTAAGGTGAATAAATTTGAAATTTAA